The Sphingobacterium bambusae genome includes a window with the following:
- a CDS encoding alpha/beta hydrolase family protein, with protein sequence MSNTIAQIKGDWKGTLDVQGTAVEIIFHFTEADGALAGSMDVPLQGAAGIPLTAVTFETPALTFAIEQAGIKYSGALEGNKITGTYSQGGMELPLVLEKTVVTKPGDTTLVSTKQQLADLIALDQGTFKYRVEDYFAKPKTSGFQLSPNGKYISYREKDEKNKRHVMVKEVATGKVVRAIEEKDELVRGMGWINDERLVYVMDQGGNENYHLYAINIDGSNNIDLTPFDDVQASILNMLKEQKDFIIIQMNKDNKQVFEPYKVNIHTGEMEKLFTNEDAANAIVGYEFDKDGVLRGYAKMLNGINTQFFYKPAGATTFELFHTTKWDETFSVVSFNYASKNRDEAYVLTNLDSDKTRIVLYDLKNKKILKEIYSNEEYDANLISLSRKRNWEIDFVGYEGEKVVINPISDTFKKIYKNLESQFKGYEFSIAGRTDNEDQLLVVVQSDKLYGRYYHYDAKSGKATLLVDLMPQLKEDDMAEVRPITFKSRDGLTLHGYITLPKAALEGKKVPLIVNPHGGPQGIRDSWGFNPETQLFASRGYATLQVNFRVSGGYGKEFLRAGFKQIGRKAMDDVEDGVQYVIDQGWADKSNIAIYGASHGGYAVLRGLTKTPDLYKAGVDYVGVSNIFTLMSSIPEYWKPYKEMLYEIWYDLDKEDEAAIAKEVSPLFHIDKIKAPLFVVQGANDPRVKIAEADQIVKALREKGVDVPYMVKYDEGHGFGKEENQIEFYKAMMGFYSKHLR encoded by the coding sequence ATGTCAAATACAATTGCACAAATCAAAGGAGATTGGAAAGGTACGCTAGATGTTCAAGGTACCGCCGTCGAGATTATTTTTCATTTTACGGAAGCAGATGGAGCTTTAGCAGGCTCGATGGACGTACCTCTGCAAGGCGCAGCAGGAATTCCGCTAACGGCTGTAACGTTTGAAACCCCAGCATTGACGTTTGCGATCGAACAAGCAGGAATCAAATATAGCGGTGCGCTAGAGGGTAACAAAATTACGGGCACCTACAGCCAAGGCGGGATGGAACTTCCGTTAGTCTTGGAGAAAACCGTCGTTACGAAACCAGGAGACACGACCTTGGTGTCAACAAAACAGCAATTAGCCGATTTGATAGCCTTGGATCAAGGTACTTTTAAGTACAGGGTCGAGGATTACTTTGCCAAGCCGAAGACTTCAGGTTTTCAATTGTCTCCCAATGGTAAGTACATCTCTTACCGCGAGAAGGATGAGAAGAATAAGCGCCATGTGATGGTCAAAGAGGTGGCTACGGGAAAAGTGGTGCGTGCCATCGAGGAGAAGGATGAGCTTGTCCGTGGCATGGGTTGGATTAACGACGAGCGTTTGGTTTATGTGATGGATCAAGGGGGGAATGAAAATTATCACCTCTACGCCATTAATATTGACGGTAGCAACAATATCGATCTTACGCCATTTGACGATGTACAGGCCTCGATCCTAAATATGCTGAAAGAGCAGAAGGACTTTATCATCATTCAGATGAATAAAGATAACAAGCAGGTATTCGAACCGTATAAGGTCAATATTCACACCGGTGAGATGGAGAAGTTGTTCACCAACGAAGATGCTGCAAACGCCATTGTGGGCTACGAATTTGACAAGGATGGTGTGCTTCGCGGCTACGCAAAAATGCTGAACGGGATCAATACCCAGTTTTTCTATAAACCAGCCGGCGCGACGACCTTTGAACTCTTTCATACCACAAAGTGGGATGAGACCTTCAGTGTGGTTTCGTTTAACTATGCGTCGAAAAATCGGGATGAAGCTTATGTCCTGACCAATCTAGATTCGGACAAAACGCGTATCGTGCTTTATGATCTTAAAAACAAGAAGATCTTAAAAGAAATCTATTCCAATGAAGAATATGATGCAAACCTGATTTCATTATCTAGAAAACGCAATTGGGAGATTGATTTTGTAGGCTACGAAGGCGAAAAGGTCGTGATCAATCCGATAAGCGATACCTTCAAGAAAATCTACAAAAACTTGGAAAGCCAATTTAAGGGCTATGAATTTAGCATTGCCGGAAGGACGGATAATGAAGATCAGCTATTGGTGGTCGTACAGAGTGATAAATTATATGGTCGTTATTACCATTACGATGCGAAAAGTGGCAAGGCGACCTTGTTAGTCGATTTAATGCCGCAGTTGAAGGAAGACGATATGGCGGAGGTGCGTCCAATCACGTTCAAGTCGCGTGATGGATTGACGCTTCACGGTTATATCACGCTTCCTAAGGCGGCGTTGGAAGGTAAGAAGGTGCCCCTGATCGTCAATCCGCATGGCGGACCACAAGGGATTCGCGATAGCTGGGGATTTAATCCGGAAACACAGTTGTTTGCCAGCCGCGGATACGCGACTTTGCAAGTTAACTTCCGCGTATCTGGAGGCTACGGAAAGGAATTTTTACGTGCTGGCTTTAAGCAAATCGGGCGGAAGGCCATGGACGATGTGGAAGATGGCGTGCAATATGTAATCGATCAGGGCTGGGCAGATAAAAGCAATATTGCGATCTATGGAGCCAGCCATGGTGGATATGCTGTATTGCGTGGTTTGACGAAAACCCCAGATCTATACAAAGCGGGCGTCGATTACGTGGGTGTATCCAATATCTTTACGTTGATGAGCTCTATTCCGGAGTATTGGAAGCCTTACAAAGAGATGCTGTATGAAATTTGGTATGACCTTGATAAGGAAGATGAGGCGGCCATAGCAAAAGAAGTGTCGCCATTGTTTCATATCGATAAAATTAAGGCACCCCTGTTTGTTGTGCAGGGTGCAAACGATCCACGCGTGAAAATCGCGGAGGCGGATCAAATTGTAAAAGCATTGCGCGAGAAGGGCGTGGACGTACCTTACATGGTTAAATATGATGAAGGACATGGATTTGGTAAAGAAGAAAACCAGATCGAGTTCTACAAAGCCATGATGGGATTCTACAGTAAACACCTGCGCTAG
- a CDS encoding GH92 family glycosyl hydrolase — translation MKKILSLLSVMCVFHAGEVTVSAQTTKSAVDYVNPYMGNISHLLVPTFPTVHLPNSMLRVYPERGDFTGDEIKGLPLVVTSHRGRSAFNLSAVQGKSNKELQPVYRYSYDNEVIKPYYYEVSLLDEQIDVAFAPSHQSAIYALTFNDKGVRSLIFNTLSGTVEVQGKEVFASQRLQNNTVVYLYGEFDTAPIEAGVLVNQGIDKNKKKAAGKEVAAAFQFAANIPKVHFRYGISFISTEQAKQNLMREIRDFDLQKVADTGRAVWEKALSSVVVKTPVEDDKVLFYTSLYRCFERPVNISEDGRYFSAFDGQVHEDKKPFFTDDWIWDTYRATHPLRLLIDEPTESNILNSFIRMSEQMDHFWMPTFPEITGDSRRMNSNHGVVTIADAYVKGLRTFDVEKAYESGKKAVQEKTLAPWSAAPAGWLDQFYKEKGYIPALQAGEKETVLEVHGFEKRQPVAVTLGTAYDEWALGQLATALNKKADAALFLQHATNYRNLYNEKTGFFHPKDKDGRFIEPFDYRYAGGQGAREYYGENNGWVYRWDVPHNVADLISLMGGKELFIKNLNQTFREPLGKSKFDFYSQLPDHTGNVGQFSMANEPSLHVPYLYAYAGQPWMSQKRIHDLIGQWFRNDLMGVPGDEDGGGMSAFVVFSMAGFYPVTPGLPSYTIGSPFFEETSVKLSNGKVFRVKATNFSKQNKYIQSATLNGKVWNSSWIHHKDLIAGGELVLEMGDKPNRSWGAQAPPPSFEMPSR, via the coding sequence ATGAAGAAAATCCTAAGCCTTCTCAGTGTGATGTGTGTCTTTCACGCGGGAGAAGTCACGGTCTCTGCGCAGACCACAAAATCTGCGGTCGATTACGTGAACCCCTATATGGGTAATATCAGCCACCTGCTTGTACCCACTTTCCCCACGGTACACTTGCCGAACAGTATGCTGCGCGTGTATCCCGAACGCGGAGACTTTACCGGCGACGAGATCAAGGGCTTGCCGTTGGTGGTAACGAGCCACCGTGGTCGCTCGGCTTTCAACCTCAGCGCCGTGCAAGGTAAAAGCAATAAAGAGCTACAACCAGTCTATCGCTACAGCTACGACAACGAGGTCATCAAGCCTTATTACTACGAAGTGTCCTTGTTGGATGAACAGATCGACGTGGCTTTCGCTCCCTCGCATCAGTCGGCAATATATGCTTTGACATTTAACGATAAGGGGGTACGCTCCTTGATTTTTAATACGCTCTCGGGAACGGTAGAAGTACAGGGCAAGGAAGTTTTTGCTTCTCAACGCTTACAAAACAATACCGTCGTGTATCTCTATGGAGAGTTTGACACGGCTCCAATTGAAGCGGGTGTACTCGTTAATCAGGGCATCGATAAAAATAAAAAGAAGGCTGCAGGTAAGGAGGTCGCGGCAGCTTTTCAATTTGCCGCAAATATACCTAAGGTTCATTTCCGATACGGCATTTCGTTTATAAGTACCGAACAGGCAAAGCAAAACCTGATGCGTGAAATACGTGATTTTGATCTCCAAAAAGTAGCGGATACTGGTCGTGCTGTATGGGAAAAAGCACTTTCTTCTGTTGTAGTAAAAACGCCTGTTGAAGATGATAAAGTGTTGTTTTATACATCGCTATACCGTTGTTTTGAAAGACCTGTGAATATCTCTGAAGATGGTCGCTACTTTAGTGCATTTGATGGTCAAGTACACGAAGACAAGAAGCCTTTTTTTACCGACGATTGGATTTGGGATACCTACCGTGCAACGCATCCGCTACGTTTGTTGATCGACGAACCCACGGAATCTAATATCTTGAATTCATTTATCCGGATGTCGGAACAGATGGATCATTTTTGGATGCCTACCTTTCCGGAGATTACCGGAGACTCTCGCCGTATGAATTCCAACCATGGCGTGGTAACCATTGCCGATGCCTATGTGAAAGGACTACGCACCTTTGATGTAGAGAAAGCCTATGAAAGTGGAAAGAAGGCGGTACAGGAGAAAACCTTAGCGCCATGGTCGGCTGCACCCGCCGGATGGTTAGATCAGTTCTATAAAGAAAAGGGCTACATTCCGGCCTTGCAGGCAGGAGAGAAGGAAACGGTGCTCGAGGTGCATGGTTTTGAAAAACGCCAACCTGTGGCGGTTACGCTGGGAACAGCCTATGATGAATGGGCCTTGGGGCAATTGGCGACGGCACTGAACAAGAAAGCTGATGCAGCGTTGTTTTTGCAACATGCTACCAACTATCGCAATCTTTACAACGAAAAGACGGGCTTCTTTCATCCGAAAGATAAGGATGGACGGTTTATTGAGCCGTTCGATTATCGTTATGCAGGTGGCCAAGGTGCCCGGGAATACTATGGCGAAAATAATGGCTGGGTATATCGTTGGGATGTACCGCACAATGTTGCCGATTTGATTTCGCTGATGGGTGGTAAGGAGTTGTTTATTAAGAATCTAAATCAAACATTTAGGGAGCCGTTGGGCAAAAGTAAATTTGACTTCTACAGTCAGTTGCCAGATCATACGGGCAATGTAGGTCAGTTTTCTATGGCCAATGAGCCTAGTTTGCATGTGCCGTATCTTTATGCTTATGCAGGGCAGCCTTGGATGAGCCAAAAACGTATTCACGACCTTATCGGGCAATGGTTCAGAAACGACCTGATGGGCGTTCCTGGCGATGAGGACGGTGGAGGTATGTCGGCCTTTGTGGTCTTTTCCATGGCTGGATTTTACCCGGTGACACCCGGTTTGCCAAGTTACACTATTGGTAGTCCTTTCTTTGAGGAAACAAGTGTTAAATTGTCCAACGGAAAAGTGTTCCGCGTTAAAGCAACAAACTTTTCAAAACAGAACAAGTACATACAGTCTGCTACACTCAATGGAAAAGTATGGAACTCCTCTTGGATACATCACAAGGATCTTATCGCTGGAGGAGAGCTCGTGCTAGAAATGGGGGATAAGCCAAATCGTAGTTGGGGAGCACAGGCGCCGCCACCATCGTTTGAAATGCCGAGTAGGTAA
- a CDS encoding TonB-dependent receptor, whose protein sequence is MIERVEVIKGATSIYGNGSAGGIINYITRKNDPQAKTVGGLTTLRGTLNPYNNKETEGYRFSQTLYGRHDKFSYTASGAVDYTGLQRDGDGVPLGQTDGLSNSKSYNAFLKLGYDIDPSSSLSFVYNFFNSLQHARYLSQNGKYGQTATIGVPGTDPGENTGTRYNHNAMLTYSKNQLFGNTSLNASVYYNTFRSMNRYVERANSWYGPGQSQINSDKKGFRADLNTPFQFGNVLGGVTYGIDLLNDVTYQDLTDGRVFVPKMDMFNYAPFAQLTLTFVDHLIFKGGARYEDATVKIKDFETLPTGPGTEGSIAVQGGTIPYRGVTFNAGLRYNKYAFFNPFVSFSQGFTINELGRIVRNATDSDLKNIQTDPIVTNNYEAGFASQISIFNLSAAYFISTSKLGVNLTADERGYFFPERAPERIHGVEVALDARLSSTLSVGGTYSYVEGKLKNEDGTRTYLSGARIMPPKATGYVNYAPINALDLQLSWVHTGNRDRFEPSANGAYLGNQGPVNAVDILNFNAGYKVNKQWSVGLGVANLLNEDYYSVYSQFAATDANYVKGEGATLSLNLNYRF, encoded by the coding sequence GTGATCGAACGTGTAGAAGTCATAAAGGGCGCCACTTCTATTTATGGAAATGGATCTGCCGGCGGGATTATTAACTACATCACGCGTAAAAACGATCCGCAGGCTAAAACTGTTGGCGGTTTGACCACATTGCGGGGGACGCTGAACCCTTACAACAATAAGGAGACCGAAGGCTACCGCTTTTCACAAACGCTGTATGGCCGTCACGATAAGTTCAGCTATACCGCTAGCGGCGCTGTCGATTACACCGGTTTGCAGCGCGATGGCGATGGTGTGCCACTGGGACAAACAGATGGGCTTTCAAACAGTAAATCCTACAATGCCTTCTTAAAATTAGGCTATGATATTGACCCTAGTTCGTCCCTGTCCTTCGTCTACAACTTTTTCAATAGCCTTCAGCACGCGCGCTATCTAAGCCAAAACGGAAAGTACGGACAGACAGCAACAATCGGTGTACCGGGTACAGACCCCGGCGAAAATACAGGAACACGCTACAACCACAATGCGATGCTGACTTATTCGAAAAACCAATTGTTCGGAAATACTTCGCTCAATGCATCGGTTTATTACAATACCTTTCGCTCTATGAACCGCTATGTAGAACGTGCAAACTCTTGGTATGGTCCCGGCCAGTCGCAGATCAACTCGGATAAAAAAGGATTCCGTGCTGACCTAAATACACCTTTTCAATTCGGTAATGTGCTGGGCGGGGTCACCTATGGGATCGACCTATTGAATGATGTGACCTACCAAGACTTGACCGATGGACGAGTGTTTGTGCCTAAAATGGATATGTTCAACTATGCACCCTTTGCGCAGCTGACCTTAACATTTGTGGATCACCTTATCTTTAAAGGAGGAGCGCGCTACGAAGATGCGACGGTGAAGATCAAAGATTTTGAAACGCTACCAACAGGACCTGGCACGGAAGGAAGTATCGCGGTGCAGGGAGGAACGATACCTTATCGAGGCGTAACCTTTAATGCGGGACTGCGCTACAATAAATATGCATTCTTTAATCCTTTTGTGAGCTTTTCGCAAGGCTTTACCATCAATGAGCTGGGGCGTATTGTGCGTAACGCCACCGATAGCGATCTGAAGAATATACAAACCGATCCTATTGTTACCAACAACTACGAAGCTGGATTTGCTAGTCAAATCAGTATTTTTAATCTTTCGGCGGCTTACTTCATCAGTACCTCTAAATTGGGCGTAAACCTAACCGCCGATGAACGTGGTTATTTCTTTCCCGAGCGGGCACCAGAGCGTATTCATGGGGTTGAGGTAGCTCTTGACGCACGACTATCGTCAACCTTATCCGTTGGAGGAACCTACTCTTATGTGGAAGGAAAACTGAAAAATGAAGATGGTACAAGAACATACCTAAGCGGTGCGCGCATTATGCCACCGAAAGCTACCGGCTATGTAAATTATGCGCCGATTAATGCCTTGGATCTTCAACTATCATGGGTGCACACGGGCAATCGTGACCGTTTTGAGCCCAGTGCAAATGGCGCATATCTAGGAAACCAAGGGCCAGTAAATGCGGTAGATATTCTTAATTTTAATGCGGGATATAAGGTGAATAAACAATGGTCTGTAGGCTTAGGGGTTGCGAATCTATTGAACGAAGATTACTATTCTGTGTACAGTCAGTTTGCGGCGACGGATGCAAATTACGTAAAAGGGGAAGGCGCAACGCTGTCGCTAAACCTTAATTACCGGTTCTAA
- a CDS encoding PepSY-associated TM helix domain-containing protein, translating into MIKKAILWLHKWLGILSGIVVFLVSLSAALYTFQDELKLLFYPNKYFLQSDAGAQQPKPLTELIAKAQANLPDKETISRVDLYPAKDRSWVFRASATNAEGFGYWNYQSYYKRVFVNPYTAEVLVVEDTKNEFFQLCLQLHMNLLLGKTYGHALVGYSTAIFALLLLSGMVLWWPKKWRGKPLKRAVSLDWKAKWKRLNYDLHNVFGFYSFAVALVMALTGLVFSFPAFKKAYIDFFNVFATEVVLTDLSQDKASAVPYRYIDPLDNGLSHLLTIYPSADMMSVRLRDKDEPLVDVQIRLAENRSGVFKWYYFRRDNLQVDKIQDSEKLTGGNKLASLNFDLHTGSIGGMPTKIFAFIISMFCASLPITGYILWWQKGRKSTKAKTKRAIR; encoded by the coding sequence ATGATCAAAAAAGCGATACTTTGGCTGCATAAATGGTTGGGCATACTCTCTGGTATCGTCGTCTTTTTGGTGAGCTTAAGTGCTGCGCTGTATACCTTTCAGGATGAGCTGAAACTGTTGTTTTATCCGAATAAGTACTTTTTGCAGAGCGATGCAGGAGCACAGCAACCGAAGCCTTTGACGGAGCTTATCGCTAAAGCACAGGCGAATCTTCCGGATAAGGAGACGATTTCGAGGGTAGACCTGTATCCCGCGAAAGATAGATCCTGGGTTTTTCGTGCCTCTGCAACCAACGCTGAGGGATTTGGTTATTGGAATTACCAGAGCTACTATAAACGGGTTTTCGTGAATCCTTATACCGCAGAAGTTTTAGTGGTGGAAGATACCAAGAATGAGTTTTTCCAGCTCTGCCTGCAGCTACACATGAACCTGCTCTTGGGAAAAACCTATGGGCATGCCCTCGTGGGGTACAGCACGGCGATTTTTGCACTGCTATTATTATCGGGGATGGTGCTATGGTGGCCCAAGAAATGGCGAGGTAAGCCTTTGAAAAGGGCTGTTTCTCTAGACTGGAAAGCGAAATGGAAACGACTCAATTATGACCTGCATAATGTGTTTGGATTTTATAGCTTCGCGGTAGCACTTGTCATGGCCCTGACCGGCCTAGTATTTAGTTTTCCGGCATTTAAGAAAGCGTATATCGACTTTTTTAATGTTTTCGCAACAGAAGTCGTGCTAACGGATTTAAGCCAAGACAAGGCCTCGGCGGTTCCTTATCGCTATATCGATCCTTTGGATAATGGCCTGAGCCATTTGTTGACCATCTATCCGTCGGCAGATATGATGTCTGTGCGCCTGCGGGATAAGGATGAGCCTTTGGTGGATGTACAGATACGCTTAGCGGAAAATCGGAGTGGGGTTTTCAAATGGTATTATTTTCGACGAGACAATCTGCAGGTCGATAAGATACAGGATAGCGAAAAATTGACTGGTGGAAACAAGCTGGCTTCGCTGAATTTTGATTTGCATACGGGAAGCATAGGTGGTATGCCTACCAAGATTTTCGCCTTTATAATCTCGATGTTTTGTGCAAGCCTGCCTATTACGGGATATATCCTTTGGTGGCAGAAAGGACGTAAATCTACTAAAGCCAAAACAAAGCGCGCAATTCGATAG